The genomic DNA TTTTGTAACTAAATTGATCCCTGTGTTTACACAAGTCCTTGCGTTTAGAAAATGCCCGTGATACGCACGTGCAGGGGCAATTATTCTTTTCGTTTTTTACTTCAAACCATGTGGCACCATCTGATTGGACGTGGGGCCCGAATACTTGTGCCACATCATGCCCAATCGAGCTGCGTGACTAAACTTTTAAACTCTATGCTAAAGAACTTGagacaaaatgaaacaaaaatcgAATTTGTGAGGTAAgttacaaaatttaaatttctaaGGAGAAAATAAGAATAAATCGAGTTCTAGAGACATAATAAATAATccatattataattttataatttaccaatctcaaatattttctttatttttgttataaaagTGGATGACTCACATGAAGAAATATGCAACACCCACCACTTTTTAATAGCCAACAAATGTTGAAGCTGTGTTGCCTACGTTCACATCTATTGGTGTTGCCTACGTTCACATCTATTGGCCTTAACAGAGAAGATATAGTGTTCTTATGTAAAGGCTTATCAGCTCACAAATATACAGATAGAGAGTAGAGAAGAAAGGACGCAATCTCTTGTTTCCATTGCTTTGTAAATCCACCTGATAATAAGAAAGATTACTACTGATGGCCCGATGACGTAGGCACACTTGTTAAACtttgtaaatattgtgtcttatttactttatattcTACTGCACACATACAATTGATTCACaacaattttctcatttttggacaattttttatAAGATGATATTCACAGAGTACTCAATTTTCTGCCGCCAAATCAAATGAATTTAGTAACACAGTAACAAAGGTGTTTGGGGAGGGAGAAAATTTGAATGTCGGGAACCAGCATTAGCAGCAAGATCAACCCTTTTCACGGCGGCGACGGCATCTTCATCCTCCTCTCTCTGTTTCACAAACACACCACCCTTCACCATTTGAAGCAAATTCACTCCGTCCTCGTCACCTCTGGCCTCTCACACAACTCTTTCTTCCTCGACCAACTTGTGACTACCATTGCAGCATCTCAGCCTACCCATCTCGCCTACGCTTCGGTACTCGTCGACCGCATCGAAGCACCCGTCACTCACCTATGGAACTCCATCATCAGAGCATTCTCTGCGAGTTCAGAGCCTCGGAGGTCACTCCTTTTTTACTCAAAAATGCGCACGACTGGCGTTGCTCCGGACAAGCACACCTTCCCTTTGCTTCTCAAGTCATTTTCCAAGTTGAAAAACGAAAACCCATTTCAGTTTTACGCTCACATAGTCAAGTTTGGATTGAGTTCTGACCAATTTGTGAAGAATTCGTTGATATCTGTGTTTTCTGGTTGTGGGTGCTTAGAGTCTGCCTGCCAGGTGTTTGATGAAAGTACCCAGAAGGATGTGATTTCTTGGACTGCATTGATTGACGGGTATGTCAAAAATGATCAGGCTGTGGAAGCAATGAAGTGTTTTATGGAGATGAGATTGATGGGAATTAGAGTCGATGAGGTGACGATTGTTAGTGTTCTTTGTGCTGCCGGAATGGCTGGCGATATTTGGTTTGGACGCTGGCTTCATGGGTTCTATGTAGAAACAGGTAGAGTACAATGGGATGTCTACATTGGTAGCGCTCTTCTGGATATGTACATGAAGTGCGGCTACCATGACGATGCTCGTAAGGTTTTTAAAGAATTGCCAATTAAAAATGTAGTTTCTTGGAGTGCTTTGATAGCAGGTTATGTGCAATGTAAGAGATACAAAGATGCATTGCTAGGTTTGAAATACATGCTTTCAGAACATGTTAAACCTAACCAATTTACATTGACAAGTGTGCTTACCTGTTGTGCTGACTTAGGGGCACTGGATCAAGGAAGGTCGGTTCACGGTTATATATATAGGCATAAAATACAAGTGAACTCATTACTTGGAACGGCATTAGTGGACATGTACGCAAAATGTGGGTGCCTTGGTGAAGGTCTATCTGTTTTCCAAAAGTTGCCAACCAAGGATGTCTTTGCTTGGACTGCCGTAATTAGTGGTTTGGCAATGGGTGGTAATGCTTTAGACGCATTGAACTTCTTCTCGCGTATGTTACAGAGTGCTGTTCTACCTAATGAAGTTACTTTCATCGCTGTGCTTAGTGCTTGTTCTCATGGAGGTCTTGTAGACAAGGGATGTAAGCTTTTTGAATCGATGAATGAGGTTTTTCATTTGGAGCCTAATGTAGATCACTACGGTTGCATGGTTGATTTACTTGGTAGGGCTGGGTACTTGGAGGAAGCACGAAAAGTTATCGAGGACATGCCAATGGTGCCTTCAGCTGGTGTATGGGGAGCTCTGCTCGGTGCCTGTATGATTCATAAGAATTTTAAGCTAGGAGAACTTGTCGGAAATCATCTGATCAATCTACAGTCTGATCATAGCGGAAGATATGTACTTCTGGCAAACTTGTATTCGACATGGAATAAATGGGAAGCAGCTTCTGGCATAAGGAAGCTCATGAAAGGGAAACGCGTCGAGAAGATAACAGGGTGTAGCTGGATCGAAGTGAATGGTGCAGTTTTCGAGTTTACTGCATTCGACGAATCGCATTCTGAATCGGATGATATATATGTGATGTTGGACAACATGTTCTTCCAACTGAAACGGGCTGGTTATGTTCCAGATGCTAACCTATTTGGGTTTGACATTGATTAAAGTTGACGAGGGTGATCACTGGTCAGATTTGAACTTTTATTGCAGTCATAATTCAGTGCGAGTTTGataagataaaagaaaagaaaaactaaggATAAAATCCCTAATACTAACTAAGATTACTAATTGAGGAGCAAAAATGCATGTGCGGTGCTGCGGGTTTTAAAGACCATTTAAGATGATTCTATTGCTTGAATACATGTAGTTTCATATTCAATTTAACCAAATAACGTTAAAActatttaaaattcaattttatacaCCATTATCATCCAAAAGATGAACCAAATAGCGTCGGACACATTTCTAAAGCTTCAGCCATGCAAAgttcaaattaaattacaaaacAATACCAAAGTTTTAACCAAAAGAAATGTAACAACATTACTATTCATTGTTCAAATGAAAACCCGACAACTTCAAGTATAGCCCTCACAAACTTGTACCTAGCTTATATAATACGAAATGGGACGAGTAATATGTCCTTGAGCAATTCGGGCTAGAAATCAGTTGAGTTTAAGTTGAAATTGGTGGGCAAAGCATCAACCCGATCGAACCAATGCATCATTGTGTTGAAGTCAGTTTAGATTTGGACAGATTTTTACTTTATTCTAACTAGCCAGGTTGGGTTTGAAATCAGGTTGGCATGAGCACCAAGTTGATCTAACCCAAATTGCACCCCTATACTAGAAGAAAAACGTTGTCGCTTTCTTCTCATATCCAATTAACGTCAAAGTATGATTCTCTTCCCTCTTAATCTTTCTCCCCTCCCACTCCCTCTTATTTAAATGGCTACGACCaaaccacatcaacattttgttttgaattttttataaagagaaaaagaaaaagaaaaaatgaaagtgTGAGAGGAGAAGAGGGAAGGAGATGAAAATATGAGGGGAGATAATCCTATTCCATAAACGTCAGACAACCCAGACATTGgagtatttattttctttcctcttaTATCAATTCTTGAAgttggtgctatccacacacctatttttacctttcacacatCCCTCTCAATTTCCGGTTgttggatcgaatgaattgaagatgattaatggacaaaaattaacaagagtgtgCCAGAGGTAAAAAAAAGGTGCGTGAATAGCATTACGCTTCCTGAACGACATGGAGATTTAGCACCATCTCACAAGGCCCAGCCCAAGCCCAAATTGTTTGGGCTATCTGTGTCGATAGAAAAATAGGAGGCCGATCCAAATGGGTCGTTAGAGAATCCAAATTCAAAAGTGCAGCAGAGCGTTATAAGGAATGCGCTGAAGAGCGGGAAGAAGAAAACAGGAAAGAAATGTCAAATGAGAAGACGCTGAAAcggaaaccaaaaaaaaaaattcccaaaaaaactGTTCGAACAGAAAACGaagcaattaattaattaaataaaaaaataaaaaagaaagagaaagaggaagagaagagaagaggagaGTGAGCGAGTGATTAAGCGTAAAGCTGTATGTAAACATTGATTTTGTTTCCTAaataagtttttgggtttttgaattCCAAGAAATAGTTTGCTCAATAAATTCAATTATCCCCCTTTCTTCCAGATTCACCGTTTCTCTCTCTACCttgcctttctctctctacagaCCACAGGtatgccttcttcttcttctctgtatTTGTTGGAGGATTTTGGattctgggttttgattttattcgctgtttatttatttttttattttattctccaATTTATGTGTTTTTTGTTCTTCTGGGTTTTCTGAAATTTATGTGTTTTGTGCTATATTAGTCTGTTTAATGCATGGTTTAGGAAAGATTTGGCTTAAAACGAGAGCAGTGGCGTTACAGCCGACCGCACTAAGTGGGATAAAACTTGGTTGTCGTAGTGTTCAATTTGAGGATACGAAAGTAAAATTGAAACCAGGGAATATACTGTCTTTAACTTTTGAGTGCATTCTGATTAAATTTGTTAAAGAATTTTATGATtgtttttaattagaatttgttgtaatttttaagaTGTTTGAGACCCCATTTTCTGTATGTTTTTTAAATGGTAATTTCGAAACGAGAAATTGAGCACCAAATCCAAGAACATAGTAAGAACCGGAATGAAAGCGAAAATCTGTTTATTTTAGATGAACTATCATGGGGAAATTTGGTGGTGCACTCAGAATTggtcatctttcttttttttattcaagcGATATTCTTATTagtatatgttttatgaacgttAGGGTGTGAATCGAAGACTAGTGATATATCAGCCTGTTAGCATGAGTACACAAGGATCTAGTGCATATCGACAATGGAATCTAAGAAACGCTCAAAGGGGAGGCATGAGAGATTTGGACCTCAATTATCCGCCTCCTCGTGAGAACATGGTTCCGACTGGTCCATTGCGAATACAAGCTCAAGGAAGTGGACATTCTCAaggacaagcaacaactgctgCGCATcttgttgatgatgatgatgttgttgTAATATCACCAAGGAAATTTGAAGAAGTATGGTTTTAGATTTGAAGTAGGATGAATTTTATCTTTAACATTACATCTTATACAAAAAACGCTTAGAGTTGATTTCAATTGTCTTGTGTGTGTGAATTAATTGCAGGCGAGAAATAATGCTCGAAGAAATCAGTCTCAAAGAAACGGTAGAGTCATAGAAGGTTTTTCTGAAGGTGAGAATTCTTAATGGTTCTTTTATGCATGTTTGCAGTGTGCTTGCAATTCTTACATTATGCAAGCATAGAAAGTTCAGTGACAATTCACTGTTTCTTTACGTATATTTTTGATTTATGCCTTGTTCGGTATCTTGCTTCTgatatttgtaaatttttagTTAGGGTTCATACACAGTTCCACAACAATGAATGATGTTTGATGTACCATCCAAAGTTCGTTATGtcttttttaagttttcttgGTTGCACTGACCTACTTATAATATACTATCGACAGAATTGACAAATTGGTGCCAACTTGGAGATCTTGGAGCTTTCAACTGGGagctttccttcaatttcgatTTCATCAACAAAGCAGAGGATACTGTAAGAAGCGTCCCTAAGTTATTACGATGCTATTTCCTTGATTTCTTATATAATCCTTTTGTTGTCTTTACTTCGTGTAGCATATTGACTACTTGTGCTGGACATATCTGATGAATTCTCGTTTTTAAGAGCTCATGTTGATGTTATGAGTTCTATTATCTAACCATCAGATTGGTTTAAGTTTCTGGAACTAACCTTGGAAGTTTCGGATGGCAGATACCTAGCGTTTCGGTGACTCCAATAGCGCCCCAGACCCAGAATGTGCCCCTGCCAGAGGCACCTACCCTTACTTGTGCAATATGCATGGGCCAGTTGATTGAAGAAACGTCAACAAAGTGTGGTCACATCTTCTGCAAGGAGTGCATCGACACAGCCATAGCTACTCAACACAAATGCCCTACCTGCAGGCATAAACTTAGAAAGCGAGACACCATCAGGGTCTACCTTCCAAGTAGCAGTTAAATGGATTTTTTACCTCCTAGCAGCGGAATTTTATAGGTGGTGGTGTAACTGTTCTTGTTTTTCTCAGTTTTGGTACAAATTCTCATTGACCAAAATGATTATTTCATAATCtcgctctttctctctctctgtctctctagTTTTTGACTGCATCAAACTAGAAGCTTTCTCTGCATATTTGTTGATTTATTCGATCCAAATGTTTGATATTTATTGAAGGTGACCACGCTCCTAATTTAGTCTAATCCATATAACCCTTGCTTTATCTTCGCGCAGGAAAAGGTCTGTATTCTTAGGCATTGCTAGTTGATCTGACAGATTCACACAGCGGTTCAGCTGCCCAAAGGTTGCGAATCTTAGGTTTCCAGTCGAAGACGTTGGTTTTTCAAGTCTCCACAGTTTCCGTTTTGAGCTTTCCTTCGATAGTTGTATGGATTTATTCAGTTGTTCCGCTGCTGGGATGGTTTCGGTTTAAGATTTAGTTTCGAAAACAGGCTTAGATGTTGTTATCCTTGGCTTCTTACATTTTGTTACAGGCAGAAGAACTGGGAAGGCTGCCACTGGTAGTTGTGGTTTTCCAACATTTTTTGTAACAACGTAATTTGGCCGTCGGTATAAATGGAAGTTTTGACAACAAATATTTTTTACCTGGTTTGAGCATGTTGAGACTAGACTTGTCAATGAATCGGATTTTGAACGAATACAATATCCAAGTTACTCAACTGACAATAGTAGAGTATGTTTCTCTCTCCTATATTTTGGATGCTATAACGTTGGTGTTGAAATTAATCATGTAATTTAAGtagtaaaattttcaaattattgtGCGTCATTAACATGGGTTATCGGTAATAACATCCTAAATTTGACTATTTAAcggcatttaaaaaaaaaggtagccTTCAAGAAGTGCTTAAGTTTGAAACTTCTGTGATGTAGTTTAAATGAATTTAGTATACACTATCTTTACCATGCTTAAAAGAGCTTAAGTTCGAATCCTCTGTGACTTAgataaatttaaattatgaagaaggaaataatttgaatttggaacGTAGTAGGTTGAAAGAGAGTATGTATTTTTTATACATATCTAATAAATATAATGAAGCCCAACTTTCTAGTAGCCGGCCCAATTCCTTAAGCCCATAAT from Pyrus communis chromosome 17, drPyrComm1.1, whole genome shotgun sequence includes the following:
- the LOC137723732 gene encoding pentatricopeptide repeat-containing protein At1g50270 encodes the protein MSGTSISSKINPFHGGDGIFILLSLFHKHTTLHHLKQIHSVLVTSGLSHNSFFLDQLVTTIAASQPTHLAYASVLVDRIEAPVTHLWNSIIRAFSASSEPRRSLLFYSKMRTTGVAPDKHTFPLLLKSFSKLKNENPFQFYAHIVKFGLSSDQFVKNSLISVFSGCGCLESACQVFDESTQKDVISWTALIDGYVKNDQAVEAMKCFMEMRLMGIRVDEVTIVSVLCAAGMAGDIWFGRWLHGFYVETGRVQWDVYIGSALLDMYMKCGYHDDARKVFKELPIKNVVSWSALIAGYVQCKRYKDALLGLKYMLSEHVKPNQFTLTSVLTCCADLGALDQGRSVHGYIYRHKIQVNSLLGTALVDMYAKCGCLGEGLSVFQKLPTKDVFAWTAVISGLAMGGNALDALNFFSRMLQSAVLPNEVTFIAVLSACSHGGLVDKGCKLFESMNEVFHLEPNVDHYGCMVDLLGRAGYLEEARKVIEDMPMVPSAGVWGALLGACMIHKNFKLGELVGNHLINLQSDHSGRYVLLANLYSTWNKWEAASGIRKLMKGKRVEKITGCSWIEVNGAVFEFTAFDESHSESDDIYVMLDNMFFQLKRAGYVPDANLFGFDID